The Deltaproteobacteria bacterium genome has a segment encoding these proteins:
- the cysD gene encoding sulfate adenylyltransferase subunit CysD, translating into MGDKKIMTSYNLTHLKQLEAESIHIIREVVAEFDNPVMLYSIGKDSSVLVHLALKAFYPAPPPFPLLHVDTTWKFRDMIEFRDRFCKEKNLDLRVHINKEGAEKNINPFDHGSSIYTNVMKTESLRQALNEGKYDAAFGGARRDEEKSRAKERIYSFRDNKHQWDPKNQRPELWNIYNGKIKTGESIRVFPLSNWTELDVWQYIYMENIEIVPLYFSKKRPVVERDGNIIMVDDERFRLLPGEEPEMRMIRFRTLGCYPLSGAIESTAATLPEIIQEMLLTKQSERQGRVIDHDEAASMEKKKREGYF; encoded by the coding sequence ATCGGGGACAAAAAAATAATGACTTCATACAACCTGACCCATTTAAAGCAGCTGGAAGCCGAATCCATCCATATAATCAGGGAGGTGGTGGCCGAATTCGACAATCCGGTTATGCTCTATTCTATCGGCAAGGATTCATCCGTTCTTGTTCATCTTGCCCTAAAGGCTTTTTATCCGGCGCCTCCACCCTTTCCACTGCTGCATGTTGACACAACATGGAAGTTCAGGGATATGATTGAATTCCGTGACCGTTTCTGCAAGGAGAAAAACCTCGACCTGAGAGTTCACATCAATAAAGAAGGCGCCGAAAAAAATATTAATCCCTTCGACCACGGTTCCAGTATCTATACTAACGTCATGAAAACGGAATCTCTCCGTCAGGCCCTCAATGAGGGGAAATACGACGCTGCCTTCGGCGGCGCCAGAAGGGATGAGGAAAAATCACGGGCCAAAGAGCGCATTTACTCTTTCCGCGACAACAAGCATCAGTGGGACCCCAAAAACCAGCGCCCCGAACTCTGGAATATTTATAACGGCAAAATCAAGACGGGAGAATCGATCAGGGTTTTCCCCCTCTCCAACTGGACGGAACTCGACGTATGGCAGTATATTTATATGGAAAATATTGAAATAGTTCCTCTTTATTTTTCCAAAAAAAGGCCTGTCGTGGAAAGAGACGGGAATATCATTATGGTTGACGATGAACGATTCCGGCTCCTCCCCGGCGAAGAACCGGAGATGAGAATGATACGTTTTAGAACACTGGGCTGCTACCCTCTTTCCGGCGCAATAGAATCGACAGCGGCAACCCTTCCCGAGATCATTCAGGAAATGCTGCTCACAAAACAGTCGGAAAGACAGGGACGTGTCATCGATCATGATGAAGCGGCTTCCATGGAGAAGAAGAAAAGAGAGGGATATTTTTAA
- a CDS encoding DUF2062 domain-containing protein, whose product MKFKGSPIYRSGRYLYLSFIRLRGSAEEVARGMALGVFIGMTPTMGIQMPIALFFAMILRENKIAALIGVWISNPMTVIPIYTFNFKMGKYLLGTPDLKMPDFSSLEDIFQLGYDLLMPLTMGSLVVGVVAAAVAYVATLYIYSAVKYEKDKIKRKREEKAHITHEEEKRD is encoded by the coding sequence ATGAAATTCAAAGGCTCCCCCATCTACCGCTCCGGGCGATATCTTTATCTTAGCTTTATAAGACTTCGGGGAAGCGCTGAAGAGGTGGCCAGGGGGATGGCTCTCGGTGTTTTTATCGGCATGACGCCCACCATGGGCATACAAATGCCTATTGCTCTTTTCTTTGCCATGATACTGAGGGAAAACAAGATTGCCGCCCTCATAGGTGTCTGGATCAGCAATCCCATGACCGTTATCCCTATTTATACCTTTAATTTTAAAATGGGCAAGTATCTTCTCGGAACCCCCGACCTTAAGATGCCCGATTTTTCATCGCTGGAAGATATATTTCAACTCGGTTACGATCTTCTCATGCCTCTCACCATGGGGAGTCTTGTTGTCGGTGTCGTTGCGGCAGCCGTTGCCTATGTGGCGACGCTGTATATTTATTCTGCCGTCAAGTATGAAAAAGATAAAATTAAAAGAAAAAGAGAGGAAAAAGCCCATATCACTCACGAAGAAGAAAAGAGAGACTGA
- the cysN gene encoding sulfate adenylyltransferase subunit CysN: MSATGINEQELIAKDILAYLKRQENKELLRLLTCGSVDDGKSTLIGRLLHDTKLIYEDQLASIKKDSEKKGSAGEELDLALLVDGLAAEREQGITIDVAYRYFSTEKRKFIIADTPGHEQYTRNMATGASTCDLAIILIDARYGVLPQTKRHSFICALLGIRHIVVAVNKMDLVDFDEEVFNSICRDYKSFSAKLDIDDIHFIPISALKGDNVVDTTESMSWHKSGSLLNYLETVHIGSDRNLIDLRLPVQYVNRPDLHFRGFAGTMASGILRPGDEVVALPGGRKSRVKEIITYEGKVEEAYPPLAITVTLEDEIDVSRGDLFSRSGNRPRVDRDFEAMVVWMAEKPMKQGEQYLIKHTSNLVGAAISDLRYKVDINELGREEAEELKLNEVGRCHLSLDRAIPFDPYRKNRTTGAFILIDRITNNTIAAGMIIDRQISPDERASFWETGPPAEFLERQTSRVSIEERSSRYGHSSKTILLTGLTGSGKTSVAYALERRLFDGGRAATVLDGENMRLGISKDLGFSANERSENLRRAAEVAKLFNDSGLICIASFVAASAHVRAKVKKEIGEERYLEIYLSSPLEVCRERDRKGHYEKADKGELKDIPGISAPYDEPESPDLVLETDKLSVDECVDRIMRLLET, encoded by the coding sequence ATGAGTGCGACAGGAATAAACGAACAGGAATTAATTGCAAAAGATATCCTTGCTTATTTAAAGCGACAGGAAAACAAGGAGCTTCTCCGCCTCCTCACCTGCGGTTCCGTCGATGACGGGAAAAGCACCCTCATAGGAAGGCTTTTGCATGATACAAAGCTTATCTATGAAGACCAGCTCGCATCCATTAAAAAAGACAGTGAGAAAAAAGGCTCAGCCGGTGAAGAACTCGATCTTGCACTCCTCGTAGACGGGCTTGCAGCGGAGCGCGAGCAGGGAATTACCATTGATGTTGCCTACCGCTACTTTTCTACGGAAAAACGGAAATTCATCATCGCCGACACACCGGGCCACGAACAATATACGAGAAATATGGCTACAGGCGCTTCAACCTGTGACCTTGCAATCATTCTCATTGACGCCCGCTACGGCGTGCTTCCGCAAACAAAGCGGCACAGCTTCATCTGCGCCCTCCTCGGCATCAGGCACATTGTCGTTGCCGTCAACAAAATGGACCTCGTTGATTTTGACGAGGAAGTTTTCAACAGCATATGCCGTGATTACAAATCTTTTTCAGCCAAGCTCGACATCGATGATATTCATTTCATTCCTATCTCGGCGCTGAAAGGAGATAACGTTGTCGACACAACGGAAAGCATGAGCTGGCACAAGTCAGGATCGCTGCTCAACTATCTTGAAACGGTCCACATAGGGTCGGACAGAAACCTCATTGATCTCAGACTTCCCGTACAATACGTCAACAGGCCCGATCTCCATTTCAGAGGATTTGCGGGAACCATGGCGTCGGGCATCCTGCGGCCCGGTGATGAAGTGGTTGCTCTCCCCGGAGGCCGGAAAAGCCGCGTCAAGGAGATCATTACCTACGAAGGCAAGGTGGAAGAAGCCTATCCTCCTCTCGCTATTACCGTTACCCTTGAAGATGAAATTGATGTGAGCCGCGGGGACCTGTTCTCACGCAGCGGCAACAGACCCAGAGTGGATCGCGACTTTGAGGCAATGGTGGTATGGATGGCAGAAAAACCCATGAAACAGGGAGAGCAGTATTTGATCAAACACACCTCCAACCTGGTGGGCGCTGCCATTTCCGACCTTCGTTATAAAGTCGATATTAACGAACTGGGAAGAGAAGAAGCTGAGGAACTGAAACTTAATGAAGTAGGACGCTGCCATCTGTCACTGGACAGGGCAATTCCCTTTGATCCCTACCGGAAAAACAGAACGACAGGAGCCTTCATCCTCATTGACAGAATTACCAATAATACCATCGCCGCAGGAATGATCATCGACCGCCAGATAAGCCCTGACGAGAGGGCTTCATTCTGGGAAACAGGTCCCCCGGCCGAGTTCCTGGAACGTCAGACCAGCCGCGTATCCATTGAAGAAAGGAGCAGCCGTTACGGCCACAGTTCAAAAACTATTCTTCTTACAGGACTGACGGGTTCAGGAAAAACCTCTGTTGCCTATGCCCTGGAAAGGCGTCTCTTTGATGGTGGACGCGCCGCTACCGTTCTTGATGGAGAAAACATGCGTCTCGGTATCAGCAAAGACCTCGGTTTCAGCGCTAACGAGAGATCGGAAAACCTGAGGAGAGCAGCGGAAGTGGCTAAACTTTTCAATGATTCGGGCCTTATATGTATCGCTTCTTTCGTCGCAGCCAGCGCCCATGTAAGAGCAAAGGTTAAAAAAGAGATCGGAGAAGAAAGATACCTTGAAATTTATCTCTCTTCACCGCTGGAAGTTTGCCGGGAACGTGACAGAAAAGGTCATTATGAGAAGGCGGATAAGGGTGAACTAAAAGACATCCCCGGTATTTCGGCACCTTATGACGAACCGGAATCACCGGACCTCGTGCTCGAAACAGACAAGCTTTCAGTCGATGAATGCGTAGACCGGATTATGAGACTGCTTGAAACCTAG
- the rsmA gene encoding 16S rRNA (adenine(1518)-N(6)/adenine(1519)-N(6))-dimethyltransferase RsmA, with protein MKKIKLKEKERKKPISLTKKKRETDSADPRPKKRFGQNFLTDTGYAAKIVELASITPEDTIVEIGPGRGAITRLLAETGCRVIALEVDRDLFSKLREIFSSSDNVEIIGADALKFDFSTLESKSGGRLKIVANLPYNVATAILFRLFEYRHLIGKMVLMFQLEVAKRIVALPGGRDYGALSIFPQLYSHVSLAFKLPPGAFFPAPKVFSAVLLFEITESPRYDVKDLNMLERLIKAAFSQRRKKLSNSVKGLLPKDADAGALFAGAGIDASKRPEELTIEAFCRLSNALQMDGIA; from the coding sequence ATGAAAAAGATAAAATTAAAAGAAAAAGAGAGGAAAAAGCCCATATCACTCACGAAGAAGAAAAGAGAGACTGATAGCGCTGACCCGAGACCGAAGAAAAGGTTTGGACAGAATTTTTTAACTGATACCGGTTATGCCGCAAAGATCGTTGAACTTGCTTCCATTACCCCGGAAGATACGATTGTTGAGATCGGTCCCGGCAGGGGAGCGATTACGAGATTGCTGGCCGAAACAGGGTGCCGGGTAATTGCCCTTGAAGTTGACAGGGATTTGTTCTCAAAGCTGCGGGAGATTTTCAGTTCCAGTGATAATGTTGAGATCATAGGGGCAGATGCCCTTAAGTTTGATTTCAGTACGCTGGAATCAAAGAGCGGGGGCAGGTTGAAGATCGTTGCCAACCTGCCCTATAATGTAGCCACAGCGATTCTTTTCAGGCTCTTTGAATACAGACATCTTATTGGAAAAATGGTGCTTATGTTTCAACTCGAAGTGGCAAAGCGGATTGTTGCTCTTCCCGGCGGCAGGGATTATGGCGCTCTTTCAATCTTTCCGCAACTCTACAGCCATGTTTCCCTTGCTTTTAAACTTCCTCCCGGCGCCTTCTTCCCTGCGCCCAAGGTATTTTCCGCCGTCCTTCTTTTTGAAATCACGGAAAGTCCGAGATATGACGTTAAAGACCTTAACATGCTGGAGAGGCTGATAAAAGCCGCCTTTTCCCAGAGAAGAAAGAAACTGTCAAATTCGGTAAAGGGCCTGCTGCCAAAAGACGCAGATGCCGGGGCATTATTTGCCGGGGCAGGCATTGATGCGTCAAAAAGACCGGAAGAACTGACAATAGAGGCCTTTTGCCGCCTGAGCAATGCCCTGCAAATGGACGGTATAGCGTAA
- the tsaD gene encoding tRNA (adenosine(37)-N6)-threonylcarbamoyltransferase complex transferase subunit TsaD, with product MKILGIESSCDETAASVVSDGCEILSNIIVSQIKDHALYGGVVPEIASRKHIETIVPVIDAALKEAGLTLDAIDGIAVTKGPGLVGSLLIGLSTAKAMAFSRNIPLVGVNHIEGHLMAIMLEKKVDFPYIGLIVSGGHTSLYLVKAVGVYEVLGRTIDDAAGEALDKVAKVMGLGYPGGVAIDKLSKKGDPRAIAFPRGLLDRDNLDFSFSGMKTAASQFIKKQPADVLPRIINDLAASFQEAVVDVLTKKSIKAAREHNVKSLVISGGVACNSRLREVMRQECVHMGGTAYFPSPLLCTDNAAMIAALGYHYLKRGDRAGLGMNAVARWEI from the coding sequence TTGAAGATACTTGGCATCGAATCATCCTGTGATGAAACGGCGGCTTCTGTTGTCAGTGACGGTTGTGAGATACTTTCCAATATCATCGTTTCCCAGATAAAAGACCATGCCCTTTATGGCGGGGTCGTTCCCGAGATTGCATCGAGAAAGCATATCGAGACCATCGTGCCTGTCATTGATGCCGCATTAAAGGAGGCGGGACTCACTCTCGATGCTATTGACGGCATAGCGGTAACAAAAGGCCCCGGCCTGGTGGGCTCCCTCCTTATTGGCCTGTCAACGGCCAAGGCCATGGCCTTTAGCAGAAATATTCCTCTTGTCGGTGTTAATCATATCGAAGGACACCTGATGGCAATCATGCTGGAAAAGAAGGTTGACTTTCCTTATATCGGTCTTATTGTTTCCGGGGGGCATACCTCTCTCTACCTGGTGAAAGCGGTGGGGGTCTATGAAGTGCTTGGCAGAACCATCGATGATGCAGCAGGGGAAGCCCTTGACAAGGTGGCCAAGGTGATGGGCCTTGGTTATCCCGGCGGTGTGGCCATTGACAAACTTTCAAAAAAGGGGGATCCCCGTGCCATTGCTTTTCCAAGAGGCCTCCTCGACAGGGACAACCTTGATTTCAGCTTCAGCGGCATGAAAACGGCGGCGTCACAGTTCATAAAAAAGCAACCGGCAGACGTCCTGCCCCGTATAATTAATGACCTTGCGGCAAGTTTCCAGGAAGCGGTTGTCGATGTGCTTACCAAAAAAAGCATTAAGGCCGCCAGAGAACATAATGTAAAGAGTCTCGTCATATCGGGCGGTGTGGCCTGCAACAGCAGGCTAAGAGAGGTGATGCGGCAAGAGTGCGTTCATATGGGAGGGACTGCTTATTTTCCTTCACCCCTTCTTTGTACCGATAATGCCGCCATGATTGCCGCTCTCGGTTATCACTACCTTAAAAGGGGTGACAGGGCCGGTCTCGGCATGAATGCTGTGGCGAGGTGGGAAATATGA
- a CDS encoding histidinol phosphate phosphatase domain-containing protein translates to MVDLHTHTFFSDGELVPSELVRRAAHAGYRAIAITDHGDSSNLGIIIPNIVKVCNDIGDEWGVTPVPGIELTHVPPRLIPSLADEARKLGARIVVVHGETITEPVCKGTNLAALRAKVDILSHPGLITEEEVVLARENNVCLEISGRKGHSFANGHVVSMARKVGAKLVINSDAHSPGDLLPLDFAKKVALGAGMTEAEFEAARKHSQALLDRARAQ, encoded by the coding sequence GTGGTCGATCTGCATACACATACTTTTTTCAGTGACGGCGAACTTGTTCCTTCGGAACTCGTCAGGCGGGCAGCCCATGCCGGATACAGGGCCATTGCCATTACCGATCATGGTGACTCGTCGAACCTTGGGATCATCATTCCCAATATCGTTAAGGTCTGTAACGATATTGGCGATGAGTGGGGCGTTACGCCTGTTCCCGGAATAGAACTGACCCATGTGCCACCCAGGCTCATTCCTTCCCTTGCCGATGAGGCAAGAAAGCTTGGCGCCAGGATTGTCGTTGTCCATGGTGAAACTATTACAGAGCCTGTGTGCAAAGGAACGAATTTGGCGGCCCTCAGGGCGAAAGTGGATATACTTTCACATCCCGGCCTTATTACGGAAGAAGAGGTTGTTCTTGCGCGGGAAAATAATGTCTGTCTCGAAATATCGGGGAGAAAGGGCCACTCCTTTGCCAATGGCCATGTCGTTAGTATGGCCAGAAAGGTTGGGGCAAAACTTGTTATCAATAGCGATGCGCACAGTCCCGGTGATTTATTGCCTCTCGATTTTGCCAAAAAGGTTGCCCTTGGAGCGGGAATGACGGAAGCGGAATTTGAAGCGGCGAGGAAGCATTCGCAGGCCTTGCTGGACCGTGCAAGGGCACAGTGA